A genomic window from Salvia miltiorrhiza cultivar Shanhuang (shh) chromosome 5, IMPLAD_Smil_shh, whole genome shotgun sequence includes:
- the LOC131025835 gene encoding uncharacterized protein LOC131025835: MTSNAAETMNSRLLWARRLPVASLIKTYRAIIEKWFDRRRISAASRSHELTEVVEGKLHVAVEAGRQLAVRGTTTHMFSVEDDHAFYIVDLENRTCSCAQFDLDDIPCRHACAAIRRAGLQVTDFVGGYFKQSVLLATYMERIVPVPHPTYWNVPDEISAYVVKPPDITVHAGRPKLSRARSAVEGPPNSGTPNSRPQVCSRCKGGGHNAQRCKAQVGPLDLNVPVEGVEQPPDARRRRKKKCGICRSGTHTRNACPQNVGL; encoded by the exons ATGACGTCGAATGCTGCCGAGACGATGAACAGTAGACTTTTGTGGGCACGACGACTCCCGGTTGCTTCATTGATCAAGACCTATCGAGCCATTATAGAGAAATGGTTCGATAGGCGACGCATCTCGGCTGCATCGAGGTCACATGAGTTGACTGAGGTAGTAGAGGGAAAGTTGCATGTGGCTGTCGAAGCGGGTCGACAATTGGCTGTTCGAGGGACGACGACGCACATGtttagtgttgaggatgatCATGCATTCTACATTGTCGATCTCGAGAATCGGACTTGTAGTTGTGCTCAGTTCGACCTGGATGACATTCCGTGTCGTCATGCTTGTGCCGCTATTAG GCGTGCAGGACTGCAAGTCACGGATTTTGTTGGAGGATATTTCAAACAATCCGTGCTGTTGGCCACATATATGGAGCGTATTGTTCCCGTTCCACATCCTACGTATTGGAATGTGCCCGATGAGATATCAGCCTATGTTGTGAAACCCCCGGATATCACGGTCCATGCGGGACGACCGAAGTTGAGTAGGGCTCGTTCAGCAGTTGAGGGTCCTCCTAATTCGGGTACTCCTAATTCTCGACCTCAAGTATGCTCACGTTGCAAGGGTGGAGGTCACAATGCCCAGAGATGCAAAGCGCAAGTGGGACCATTGGACTTGAACGTGCCGGTGGAGGGTGTCGAGCAACCACCCGATGCACGAAGGCGACGAAAGAAGAAATGCGGAATTTGTAGGAGTGGAACACACACTAGGAATGCATGTCCTCAAAATGTTGGGTTGTGA